The following is a genomic window from Acidobacteriota bacterium.
TTTGCAAAATGCGCCGCCTTTGAATCGTCGTCTCGCGCAGATGATTGCTTTGCTGATGGGCACGGCGGAGTTTCAACATAAGTAACATCTCCGCCAGCTAAAGCACGGCAGTCCTCTTTCGCGGTTCTTATAGGTTGCGGGGTCACAAAGCTTATTCGATTAACCGGGGATTTAAGATTGATACGGCAAACCGCTATTGATGAAGTCAAGTTGAATTTCCCGGCGCATACGGCGAATCGAGAGCCATCATCAACGGTCAATGGCAAGCCTGCAAGGTCTTCCATCAACTCATTGAATCATTCATCAGCCTGAGATTCGCAAACCGCATCGCTTGCCCTGACAGTTGTTCCGGCAAATCGTTGAACTTTTCGCAATCCGGTTTTCACTTTTCAGCGGTTCGCATATAAAATCGCCTCTGCTTTATTGAAGAAATTATCCAAAGCGGCAGCGGGTTAATGATGTCTCTCTGCCAACTAAAAAATCTGAAAGGAAACCTATGAATCAAGGGGTGCGCTGGCGTTTATCGGTAATGATGTTTTTGGAATATGTCGTCTGGGGGATGTGGGCTCCGGTCTTATCGGCTTATCTGCAACGTTCGACAGCCGAAGGCGGCTTAGGATTTGACGGCAATCAACTGGGGTGGATTTTCGCGTTGTTGCCGATTGGCTGCATGATTGCGCCGCTGTTTGCCGGGCAACTCGCTGACCGCGTGATGGCTTCGGAAAAATTGCTCGGCATTTTGCATCTTGCAGGCGGCGTCTTTCTTTGTATTCTGGCGACGCGAACCTCTTACAGCAGTTATCTGTTGTTTATGGGCTTATGGTCGTTGGTTTATGGTCCGACCTTGGCGCTTACCAATTCACTGGCATTTCAGCACCTGCCCGACGCGCAAAAGAAATTCGGCTTGGTGAGAGTTTGGGGAACCATTGGCTGGATTGCCGCCGGTTTGTTGCTCACACTCGTGCGCCGGGCTTTCGATAATCAGGGATTGCCGGGACTTGCGGGCGATGACAGTTTATGGATTGGCGGTTTCTTTTCTATCCTGCTTGGACTCTTCTGTTTTGCCCTGCCGCACACACCGCCGCAAAAACGCGGGGATAGTCCGCTGGCGTTTCTTGCGGCGCTCAAGATGCTGCGCGACCCAGCATTTCTGTTGTTTATGGTTATCGCCTTCATCGTATCTACTGAATTGCAGTTTTATTACATTCTGACCGCGCCCTTTCTGGAATCAGTCGGCGTCGCCAAAGCCAACGTCTCAGGCGTGATGACCATCGCGCAGGTTGCCGAAATCGGCACGATGCTGGCTTTGCCGTGGATGCTCGGCAGGTGGGGGGTGCGAAAAACTATGGCTGTAGGCATTCTTTTCTGGCCCATTCGCTACGCCATATTCGCTTACGGGCAACCGAAATTTTTAGTCATTGCGGCGCTATCACTTCACGGTATCTGTTATGTCTGTTTCTTTGTGGTCTGTTATGTCTATGTCGATTCGGTTGCGCCGCCCGACATTCGCGCCTCGGCACAGGCGTTGATTACCTTCATCGTGCTCGGCGTCGGTATGGCGCTCAGTTCAAAACTCACGGGGTTCATCAAAGATTATTTCACCACAGCCGAGGGTGCCGATTGGACAAAGATATTTTTAGTGCCCTGCGCCGTGACGGTGATTTGCGCCATTGCTTTTTTCCTGTTCTTTAAGGACAGGCGCGCTGACACCGTTGAGGCGATTGAAGCAGCATAAAAATTTTTCACCACAGAGACACCGGGACACAGAGATGAAGAAGAAAGGGAGAAGGGGAGAAAGGGAGAAGGGGAGAAAGGGAGAAGGGGAAAAGTTTGCGCGTTTCACCTCTTCTCCCCTTCACCTCTTCACCTCTTCTCCCCTTCACCTCTTCATCCTTCTCGGTGTCTCAGTGTCTCGGTGGTTTATTTTATCAAGGCTGTGAGCGCTCAGGTTATAACTAAACACTGGAGGTTCGATGGTCAAAACGGTTCGTTTGCAGATTAAAGACGGATTGGGATTGCCTTCGGGATTTATTTCGCCTGCCACCTATGATTGCGTACTCTATTACACGGTGCCTGAAGATTGGCTTAGCGACGGCAAGGTGACGCCTGAAAAACAGGAAGCGATGCTTGAAAATATGTATGGCAAGACCTGGCGACAGGGAAACTCCGACGGTTCTTATTACGCCGTGCTTGCGCTTGACGCAAAAATTTTAAGTGATGAAGAGATGCAAAATCGCATCTGGCTCAGTGAAGACCCGAATGATAGAAATTTCAAATACTGGTTTTATCAGGTTTCCGAAACCGGCGAATTCAAAGGGGTCAAACGCGAAGAATTTTGATAGTGGAAAAGGAATGATGAATAAAAAATTGTATTTACTTGTTCTTTTAATGGCTGGCGTATTCGCAAACGTCACGGATATTCATGCAGTACAGACCCCGACCGGCAAATCACGCATCATCATTGCCTCAAACGTCAAGGCGCGTTCAGCGCCAAACGTCAACGGCGAAGAGGTGATGAAACTCGGCATCGGCACGATTGTCAGCGAAGGCGAGCCTTCACTTGAAAAAGCCAAAATTGCCGGCAAAGAAGATTACTGGTATCGCGTGGGGCTTCCCGATGGCAAAGACGGCTGGGTATTTGGCGGTTTTACCCAACCGTTCGATGAAAACAAACGCGCCGCGATTTACAAACAGATTGCCGACGAGCGGTTGAAACTTGAAGAGATGAGTTATGCCGATGCAACGGATTTATTCCGCTTTCTCTCATCGGCGGTCAAAGAGATGAAAACGCCTGCGGATGCGGCGACGATTGAACTGGCAAAACTTCTGGCTCTGCACAAAACTGCGCTAACGATTCAAAGCGATCAGCAGGAGCAGGAACCTTACAAAACATTTTTAAAGACCAATGAAGCGAGTTTGATTTACAGCGAACCCGCCGGTTCGTGGTTTCTGAATACCGATGCGCTGTGGAATCTGCACAAAAAATATGCCACCTTGCCGG
Proteins encoded in this region:
- a CDS encoding SH3 domain-containing protein, translated to MMNKKLYLLVLLMAGVFANVTDIHAVQTPTGKSRIIIASNVKARSAPNVNGEEVMKLGIGTIVSEGEPSLEKAKIAGKEDYWYRVGLPDGKDGWVFGGFTQPFDENKRAAIYKQIADERLKLEEMSYADATDLFRFLSSAVKEMKTPADAATIELAKLLALHKTALTIQSDQQEQEPYKTFLKTNEASLIYSEPAGSWFLNTDALWNLHKKYATLPVAERIAWAAAQNPVGGECEGYVPCHVARINITIGRYLKLYPQGAHAAEALTQISEEAQSLIEYAKDSTEKPTAEERKEAAPEFAALRATLAKVTDAKKAATVQVLTKLEQLYR
- a CDS encoding MFS transporter is translated as MNQGVRWRLSVMMFLEYVVWGMWAPVLSAYLQRSTAEGGLGFDGNQLGWIFALLPIGCMIAPLFAGQLADRVMASEKLLGILHLAGGVFLCILATRTSYSSYLLFMGLWSLVYGPTLALTNSLAFQHLPDAQKKFGLVRVWGTIGWIAAGLLLTLVRRAFDNQGLPGLAGDDSLWIGGFFSILLGLFCFALPHTPPQKRGDSPLAFLAALKMLRDPAFLLFMVIAFIVSTELQFYYILTAPFLESVGVAKANVSGVMTIAQVAEIGTMLALPWMLGRWGVRKTMAVGILFWPIRYAIFAYGQPKFLVIAALSLHGICYVCFFVVCYVYVDSVAPPDIRASAQALITFIVLGVGMALSSKLTGFIKDYFTTAEGADWTKIFLVPCAVTVICAIAFFLFFKDRRADTVEAIEAA